ctgagtattagtaaaAGTATCACTtgccccaagggctatgaaaacCCTAAATCTCCTTTTCCTGTTTATCTTAGTTAAATTCttatattcagcagcagtataagaCGATTTGCTCTTAAAAGTACACAAATGCTCCCGAAAATGTCCATACTGAAAAAAGACTTTACAGAATACATGCTATACTGTAGTAACACTATATGAATAATTTGGACCCACCCTAGAGTCATTACCCTGGGGCTACGGAAGTCACAATTATGGTATTATATCCCTTTCTGTTTTTACTTATATGAATTTAGGTTTTTATACACTAtcagtaaaattgaaaatgataaaGGCAATATCACTATGGTAATTTTGGTCCCATTCTGTAACaaaaaccctacccctgggatcatgaaatttacaattttggtaaagagctacctgctccttctaagtGTCCATTTAacttcaatttagtatcaatagcataaaGAAGTTTCTAAAAATGTTTCACACAAAACactgtataccaagtttggtcccacagTGGAATCAGAAACTCTTCTActttttggtagaggccttactgctctacattttattttttcttaacaGATGCGCGGTTGCAGGGattttttttgaagatttatcAATGTTTGACAGTTTCTGCCCCGTCCCCAAGGCCACTGGGGTGTAGAAGTCATGAAATGTTTAATTGATGTCCCCTTGACCCAAAGATGTTTCAAATGAAATTCGAAAAAGAATTTAAACGGtaattatcaagaaaaagttaaatatTTTCGATTGTTAACGAACGACGTACAACGGACGACGATGAACGCTGACCAATTTAGCaatagctcacctgagtgactcaggtaaCCGAATTTAGCaatagctcacctgagtgacCCAGGTGACCGAATTTAGCaatagctcacctgagtgactcaggtgaccgaatggatttcatatttaaatatatatgagGGTATCAAGCTTAGGTAAATGATGGTTTCGTTTAGAATTACATAAGAATTGTTGATAATGGCTTTTTATCTAAGGCTTTCAAGGGAGTCAAACTTACTCAATGTTTTTTCGACTTTACTTTAACAGAAGAATACATCAAGGAGCCCACAAGTGTGTGTCGTTACGAGCTCATTTTCTCCATTGCACACGTCTGTGTCCTGTTCTTTATCCAGCTGTTTCTACCTCTTCTGATCATGCTCGGACTGTATGTGAAAATCGCCAGAATTGCAAGGGCACAGGTACGATAAGTGTcaatcctacatgtacatgatagtGTCTTGTGCATGTCAACTGCAGCATCACTAAGTCTTGTTAAATCAAAATTAACAGTACTGTAGTTTTCATTTTTCACAAGTGTCTAACATATTACATCTAAAAGAATTAtcttaagtttgttaaaaattgcattttagATAACAAAGATTAAGTAACTTTATCCGACATTTTAGATGAACAGATCATTTTGGTGTTACTTTTTTGAAGGCAAAGATTATAGCCCTCCAGGAACGCGTCCCGTGGAATAACAGTCCAAAAGCCAGCAGTAATGTTATTCGTCATGAACTGAAATCAACATTCATGGTGTCAATTTTGTTGGGGTGTTTCACAATAGGATGGATGCCGATGATGATATATTTCTTCTATGAAATAACGTGTGTAAATTGCTATGTTACTCCATTCATAAGGTAATTCTTTGTTTATAAATAGATGAAATTATTTGCGTATGAATAGATAAGATGCATGTAAGATAGTAAACAATTCTTAACTTATGTTATGGTTAATACTATACAATCATTGATACAATGTCAACAGCTGATCAATACGATACTTTTGCCATCTGAGAAGAACAATATTCATAGTGCCCTCCGGTTTCGGTAAATATTGCATTTTATTTGCCgggaaaatgtcaataattgtttcATTATCTGATTGAATAATCTAAAACATCAAAGGTGACAACTAAAACTTAAGAAACGATACCCAGTCaaccatctttgtttacatctAAAGTGCAAGACCTAGTAGAAAGTGATTAGAGACGCGAGTTTTCATtggactaccccccccccccgaattatAACCGATTGTATCGATTCGGGAATGCTCAATTTATTTCTGGTTCGATGGCGAAAAAATTAAATGCTATATTAACCTCGAGGGCACtataattctataattattAGTTTGTCGGATCTCAGCCAATCGGACAACTCGGAATTATACAATCATAGTGATCGAGGCAGTCAATATCATATTTCTTGATTTCATAAACCATATATTAACTAAGACAAAAGTCCATCATTGTTTAGTATGTGTCGAAATTTCCACTGGAATATATATCCGACGAAAACCTTAAGATTAGGAGGACATTTCTTGGACACTGATATATAACTAACACTCGACATCACACTACCGGATTATAGACCACAGTGTCTGTTGACATTACAATGAACAATACCATTTATAtcataaagtaaatatagtCATCTAAGTTCAATAAATTAGGTGTGGGAGTACTTGAGGGCAATATGATATTCCAAACATatactcaaaatatttgtaCTGGTTGCATGCGATTGCGTAGCGATTAAAGGgctttgaaaatgaatttacgGGAATACGACCATTGAAGCTGTAGCTATTTTTCTAGTTATacataaataaagaaatattgaaCACACTATTTTGACTCGGTACAATATTCGTTTTTGAAAGCTGGAGGTTAACATCTTGGTACCAAATGACAAGTTGCAATAACGGTAACTCGTACTCGGAACATTTCGGTACGGATCCTATTATTTCATGGAAAGTTGGCATTCAATAATGGGCCAGGTTTATGTTGACTCTAAAAATCCAATGGATGCAAATATTGAATGGCAATGTATATGCCATCACTAAAATATTGCTGTTAGAATTCCATACCTAGGAATCATTCATTAACATCCACAgtgatattttaagattttcaaTGTAAAGGTGTTCTCTTTGAGTACAAAAGGGCTACAATGGATATATTGATAATACTATTTACTGATGTACCTTAtagaacattaaaaaataatttgaatgtCTAATAAATATAAGATAATTATATGTCAAATATTGACGTTCTTATGCGATTTATGAGACAGAAAATAATCGCTGTCGACTAGAAGGTCCATAGGTACCTCTTTGGAAATGTCTTGAGTGTGTCAAGAATAAAACTGAAGTTCATTTAGAACCTGTACGTgtgatatattatatacataacttacaattaccaagttttctaCCCAATTATAAAAACTCGATGTGACAAATTTATGTTCACTTTGTTTGCCTGTATTTTCTTCTTAAAACCCGATTGTTTTTCTCTGCCACATTGTCAATTGTAATGAACCAGATACAATGTTGAAACATTGTGTTAAACAACTAAGATTTGACGTTTTTCTGTTGCAGGGCTAGCTGTCGAATCCTTCTATTCATGAACTCGGCTGTAAACGTGTTTATCTATGCTGGTCGTCTAGCGGCTTTCCGGAAAAGCATTAAAAGCGATTTTACAAAACTTTACAAAGTATTATGTTCTTGTGCTGTGCAGGGTTTTAATATGAAACATTCCAACAGCGTCTCGTCCACTAAATCCGTAGGAACACACACTGACATCAGCCACAGTAACTGGGATTTCAGCACCAATTTATAGTATAAATAAATGTACGTACCAGGCTAGGAAAAGTGATTGTACTTTGATAGAACACATTACAAAGGTTCTTGGTGAAGCTGAGCAACATTTGTACCCAGTTCTATGGACTTTGCGCTGTACGTTGGTGTATGGATCCGTCCTGTTTTTACACACTGGAAATACATTACAGCTgtatctataaaaatattttatgcacatatcgatttataaaataaagtttaaaaagaATAGAGGTTTTGTTATTCATGTAGAAGTGATTTACTGACCGTCCTTTTGACAAAAAGATTGTTTGTGAATGTTTTGACATCGACAGAGAGATGCTGATGCATTCCAATATGCAAAGAAAGACTACTCTTGAATGGTAAGCTGATGTGGTCATACTGCTAGAACATTCTAATACTGTCATATCCTATCAAAAGAACTATGCACGAGTAcatatcatatttcatataaattgtaTGCGCAAATTAATTTCTTATGACCCGAATGCACAAATGACGTAAGATATTTTAGATTCAAGAAAACGAATCATCGATCCAATTAGCTTCGAATAATGTCTGTTGTGTGTTCCTATATAAAATGTAGAAATAGCGACGTACATGGAAAAAACTAGTCTTacatgaattaaaattattaGATGAATGCTAGAGTTTATTCAAAGTACAATGCTATTATATATActcaagagcatgttctgcgtaagataaatatttaaatcaaggcaggctactgacaaatgagttgatgttacattggtttcaacagtctcgtttaacgccagcatttcgcaaattctatgtttgTTACAAAgatttaatttacaaatacaaccttgtatcattatttaaatcaaagcaagctactgacaaataagttgatgttaaatTGCTTTCAACAGCATTTCCAAAATTCTACGGTTGTTATAACGCTCTAATTTACAACCTGCcgttgggtcgaatgctgtctgacatatttTATACTAatttgttaggctgttctttgcATACaaacattcccgcacatatgttaGCACCGAAAAACGGCTGTTTACAATGTAATGTATTAATTTGATGAACATTTTCttatattaattcaaataaactgttttctaaattaaaatgaattcaatttatatctaCTTATCCGAAACAAAActttttacacatttattcaacattgagtagatgtcgtaaaacatcacctCTGAtcgcgacttatttattacaaCCAAAATAAAGATTATGTCATCACATGGTTTGAAATTGTTCGCAGTCTTTACAGTTATAATTTAATGTAGAATAAAATACcttatgatttgaaataaagtttccttttctattttttaacacgaccagtcggactatcAAACCGACTGGACCTATCATTCAGTAGACTCGGTTTGTCGGACGTGCcctagtgtcaaaccctgcaatgccacatgcatatcttcatgtacaaggtctgaaaaaCGTCAAGTAAAAtctgtgagaggagttggttacatgcttaaaaaatgacaaagattaacaacatgtaaatttttcgaaaaatgtctgatcatTTTTCataagacacatgcacatcctcaatgtgtccataagaactgtacaaagtttgaggaatgtcaagtttagaggtgtgagaggagttgattacacaaaatgggtaccgtctattcaagacatgcttaaaaaaaagacaaagttcaattacatgtaaatttttcgaaaaatgtttGATCATTTTCAACAGGACACATGCATATCTTcaatcatcttcacaagtcaagggttattggttcgttacctcgcactaacccttgacatcagttgctatataaaagttgggctcattagaccattacgcaatccagtataaataaaacatccaaagaAATCACTGCATTTTTGTGATAGTGTACATGACACgatctcatactgctgtattgataaacacgcgcatttgtaatatttacaccactaaGTACGTTTATggatagtagatcaagtttggaaacctttttgctGAAGACAATATTGCTTACACGAATGAAATAGCCACAACTGTAGGTATCATtacacgtgtttttatttgaatctctcgcttcgcattgttataaatagaaccgcattctcattggttcccactcttttgtggTAACGATCCGAACGAGCCCAATTTTTTGAAAGTCACTGATGTctagggttagtgcgaggtaccGAATCAATAActcttgacttgtgaagatgatctTCAATGtattcataacaactg
Above is a genomic segment from Ostrea edulis chromosome 3, xbOstEdul1.1, whole genome shotgun sequence containing:
- the LOC125674210 gene encoding melanocortin receptor 5-like; amino-acid sequence: MAQPSVTDDNAFNTTPTHLNSTVMEQVHSSPDPGTVFYVYYYGMFSIIACINIPGNILVIRTVMKTPNLRQPCNFYIVSLAVTDLLIGFIYPVYNISHLEHVPEISRPLGQWNVCRFLVTEVLALEICSSYHLVAITVTRYIAIVYPLRYHLYVTTRSTKFIIFTIWVLSQGVCIVMYTIYNPEEYIKEPTSVCRYELIFSIAHVCVLFFIQLFLPLLIMLGLYVKIARIARAQAKIIALQERVPWNNSPKASSNVIRHELKSTFMVSILLGCFTIGWMPMMIYFFYEITCVNCYVTPFIRASCRILLFMNSAVNVFIYAGRLAAFRKSIKSDFTKLYKVLCSCAVQGFNMKHSNSVSSTKSVGTHTDISHSNWDFSTNL